Genomic window (Croceicoccus sp. Ery15):
GAAGGCGCGCACAGGCTTCCACGGCACACGGTCGCCGTCGATCCGGTAGCGGAAATTGAGCGCGGACACGTCCACGCCGGTCGCCACTGGCGCGGCCGATGCAGCCGCCGCATTGCGTCCCTGCAAGGCGATCAGCGCGTCATGCGGATAGGTCCACGATACCGAGGCCATGTAGGTCGAAGCCGTCGCGCGCAGCTCCACATGATAGGTGCGCCGATCGGTGTTGATGATGAGGTTGGTGGCGATGTCGGGCCGCGTGGGCTTCACGAGAATATGCACGCGCGCCGTCGCGCCGCTGCCGCTCACCGTATCGCCGATGATCCACCTGACCGTATCGCCCGCCGCGACCGGCCCCGGCCCCACGAGCTGCTCGCCTTCCTGCAAGGCGATGTCCGTCACCTGGCCGGGCGCGGTATAGACCTGATAGAGCGCGCCCTGCGTCCAGGGATATTGCTGGATGGCGTTCACATAGCCGTCGCGGGTGGGCTGCACGCGGGCAGCGGCATTGGCCGCCCCGACGCGGCGGCGCGGATCGGCAGGCTCGGAAGTCGGCGCGCTGGCCGTCACCGGCTTCAATTGGCCGGGGAGCGGCAGCGGCTCGGGGATCGTCACCACCTCGACGGCACGCGGCGGCTGT
Coding sequences:
- the trbG gene encoding P-type conjugative transfer protein TrbG, with amino-acid sequence MTPTPFRRSASAALLVSAAALAGCATTSAKPPAIAYDDPPREIAATPAAQPPRAVEVVTIPEPLPLPGQLKPVTASAPTSEPADPRRRVGAANAAARVQPTRDGYVNAIQQYPWTQGALYQVYTAPGQVTDIALQEGEQLVGPGPVAAGDTVRWIIGDTVSGSGATARVHILVKPTRPDIATNLIINTDRRTYHVELRATASTYMASVSWTYPHDALIALQGRNAAAASAAPVATGVDVSALNFRYRIDGDRVPWKPVRAFDDSAQVFIEFPAGISQGEMPPLFVTGAAGDAELVNYRVQGRYMVVDRLFAAAELRLGDRRSEQRVRIVRDDGRRGRP